The Geovibrio ferrireducens genomic interval ATCACCGAAATCGGCGTTAGTTATCTCTGCCTCAGTCTCATTGAGTGCTCTGCTCACCGCGAATATGTTTTCCGGCTCGATTATGGTAGGGGACTTGTATCTTCCGGCGGGAACGTTAAACTCCCCCCTGCTGTTCACCCTGAAAAGGCCGTTGAAGCAGGTTTTGTTCAGAAAAACCGTTGCCGCGGCACGGGTTACGGGCTCAAAACCTTTTCCGGCGTTGTACTGCCGTCTCTTGCTGTAATAGTATTCCGCACGTTCACGGTCATCAAGGGCAAGATACTCACAGGACAGGGAAAGACATGATTCTATGAAGTTCGAAGGGGAGTTTTTTATAACCGAATAAAGACCTGCAAGATCCGAATTGAGGTCGTTCAGAAAGGCTTTTTTGATGAGCCCCTTTGCCGCGAGGTGGAGAAAAACCGCTCCGCCGCCTATGAAGGGTTCGAAGTAAACCGTTCTTTTCTTTGGGAAAAACGGTTCGAACTGAGGAATTAGCTTAGCTTTACCGCCAGCCCATTTTAAAAACGGACGGGGGCGAAACGCATCCTCCCTGATTTGTATCGCCTGTCTGACACTCAATGAATTCTCCGTAAAAAGCGTTGTCAACCAAGTATATCGGTCAACTCCGAAATATCATTAAGCACGAATTTAACATTTTTGTTCATACATTCAGTTTCATTTCCGAAACCGTATGAAGCCCATGCCGCATCCATGCCGCAATTCAGGGCAAAACCCGTATCCTGCACAGCGTCTCCTATCATTAAACATTCAGACGCTGAAACGCCGAAACGGGGCACAATTATTTCCGTAAATGCCTGCGGATGAGGTTTCTGGAACTGACCGTCACGCTCCCCCGCCACAAGTCCGCAGAAAGGCGTAAGCCCCGTTACCTCTACAGACTGCACAACCACTGCGTGGTTTTTATTACTTATCACAGCAATGTCATAGCCTGTGCCGTGCAGGTTTTTCACCGTGTCAAAGGCCGAGGGGAAAAGCTTTGTCATCTCCATCCCCTCTTTGCGGTAATATTTTCTGTAAATATCAGTTACTTCCTGCGCTGTCACATCGTCCAGCCCGCCAAGGAGAGCGATCATCCGCATCAGCGGAATCCCTATCGCATTCCGCACGGATTTTTCATCCGGCGGAGTAAGACCGTATTCCCTGAATGCAGTTCTCATGCAGAACTGTATGGCAGGTTCGGTGGCGGCGAGTGTGCCGTCAAAGTCGAATATCAGAAGCTTATATTTATTCATTCTCAGTGTCTTATCTCAAAGGAGGAAAATTCACCCGTGGGTTTCTCCTCCAGAACGGTCATATCTGTAACTTCGGAAAAGGGCGAGCCCGCACGGGCTTTTTTCAGCACCTCGGCAAGCTGAGCCTCAGTGCCTTCGGCAACAATCTCAACACTGCCGTCAGTAATATTGCGGATATACCCGCCCACGCCGAGAGGAGCCACGCCGTTATGCACAAACGCCCTGTAGCCCACTCCCTGCACTTTCCCTTTCACACGAATTTCGATCCGTTTCATTACTCTATCTCAAGCCAGATCTCGCCTATCTCATTGCGGCTGTTGCCGGCTATTACCGGGTATGCACTGCCTTTGCCGTCGCGGGAGTATTTCAGCATGAAGTAATCCGTCATGCGGATTCTGTAGCCTCTGTCATCCCCGTTGTTCACCGCTCCGGCCGGAACATAGCCCTTCACGTTGACAGGCACGTCCGGCGAGCCGAAATCCCCGCCGAGAGCCTCTGTAAATTCAATAACGTCAGTTTTCTTCAATTTCACAACACCGCCGGAGGCGACACGTCTTTCGACTCCGTTGACCTTCATCACGAAGACAACGTTCGTCTTAGAAGGAACAAGATTTTCCGTTCCCGACTGAACGACAGGCTGCTTAGGCTGTTCAGGTGCTTTCACGACCGGCTGCACAGGCTGCTTCACGGGCGCGGCGGCTGTTTTTGTTTTGTAGGCAAGTTTTATTTCACCCATCTTCTGGTTGTCCTTACGGAAAACGATGCGTGATTCGCCCTTGACCTCAACTCTTTTGCCGCAGTCATTAAGGTCGCCCATGCCGAGAATATCGCAGGAAATGCCTCTGTCATAATTGGCATCCACATTTGTTATCTCTATAATGTCCCCTCTGTCAGCAAAAAGGGTTTTGCCGTTTTCAACGGTAACAACCTCGTCATTAACCTTTATCACAGCATAATTCAGTTTGGGAGCCTTCAGAAAAATCCTCGGATGCTCCGGAACTATGTCGTAATACTTCATAAATTCGTTCACTGCATAGTTATGGTGAAGAACCTTAAGTTCCAGCGAGGGGAGATTCTTTGAAGACTCCACACCGAAGGAAGGAAGGCAGAAATGTTTAAGCGCATAGTAGGTTGCCGTTTTGCGCATGTCGGTGAACTTAGTGAGCGGATCTTCGGTTTTGGTGTTGAAATAATGCATAAAGTACTGCTCTTCACCTATGCTTTTATTCACAGCCTCCAGAACCTTCTTTGCCGGGGTTTTGAGATCCAGCATGCGGCCGTCGTCGCAGGCGAAAATGTCAGCATCAGTGATGATGGACTGTCCGAATCTGGAAGGGTTGCGCCACTGGTCTATGTATTTAGGGTTATGGTAGCCCCAGCCGTCATGGAGGTTAAGAAACACATCCGACTCGGACATGAGATCTACTATAACAGCAACAACCTTGTCCATCTCCATAACGCCTAAATCTTTTGTGAATCTGCGGTTCATGTCCGCTTCGCTTTCACGGTCAAAAAGGATTACGGACTTGAAGTTCGCTCTGGGAACAACGATGAGGTTCCCCCTTTCCAGACGCATATCCGAGTAGAGATCCGCAGAAAGAAATCCGCCCGGCTCATCCCCCTGAATACCGCCTATGACCAGCATTGTCTTGCCGTCCTGTCTGCCGTAAATCTTATAAACCTCAAGCTCATACTCAGTCCCCTTGAAATACACCTCGTTTTTGGTGTACGGGCGTGTCTGAGCAAAAGACAGAGCGGCAGTAACCAGCAGAATAAAAAGAGTCAGAGTTTTTTTCATTTAGCTCTCCAGAGTTCGCTCCTGATTTTGTAGTCCCCCGGACACCCTTCAAGCTCAAGGGTTTTTATACCCGTGTCACTGTAGGAGTCTCCGCTGAAGTGCTGAATGAAGCTCACTCTGACCCGCTTCGGGGAAATCTGCGAAATTTTTATATTGTCTATTCCTATTTTAATTGTTGAATACTTCTGAAATTTGTCTGCCTTGTCAGTCTTCCAGCTCTCATAGCTGAAACCATCGGAGGAGAAGGATGAAGAGTATGCGGACATATATTCCGCCGTGTTCATGCTCTCCCATGAATGTTTCCATTTCTGGAGAAAGGCAGCAACTTTTTCACGCACGAATCCGTCGGAAGATTCTGAGAAGAACTCCTCCGCGATTATCTTAAGCTCGTCCACTTCCCTTTTCAGGTAGAGCCTTTTGTTGCCGTAAGCAAGTATGTTGTCAGCACAGTAGAGCTGGTCAAAGTCATACACAAACTCATCCTTGTTTTCCTTGAAGGCGCGCACGGATGAGATCTCTATCCTGCGTTCGGGGTAAAGCCCCATAAGAGTTTTCTTTTTGCCGAGATACTGTGCATAATTCTCACCGGAACCGCTTCTGAACTGTATGTGGTAATGAGATGCGAAGTTTTCAAAATCAAGCCCCGCCCATGAAGCCACAAGATCGTCCAGCTTTTCTTTCAGGAAAGCCTTCTCGGATTCGTAGTTATGAAGCTGCTCAAACTCAACCTTTTTGGCGATCACAACAGGAACACCCCGCTTAAGATACTGCTTATATTTATCAAGCACATCGTTCTCAAGGGCGACACAGCCCCTTGTGGTCTGCTCTTTCCTGTCCATCCTTTTTCCGTGGATCCAGATTCCGCTGCCTGTTTTGCCGCTGATCCGGTCGAAGAAGTTGGGATAGTTCAGGGGGAACGCTCCGGTTCCGTAGTCATCCGCCACGCTGCCGTAAGTCTTTCTCAACTGTTCCGGAGAAAGATAGCCCGTGATGTAGTAAACACCCTCAGGGGTCTTCATATCGCCGGAGACTTTTTTATCCCCGCCGCCGCCGCCGACCAGAACAGAAGTTTTGGCGATTATTTCCGGCCTTCCCTCTTTCATTTCAACTATGTACAGCACGCTGGTGCTTTTATCCACCACCACAGCAATAAAAGGCTCGCTTTTGTAGGCAAATACATTGCTTGAAAGCTGTTGCTGAGCATGCGCCCCGAATGCGGTAAAAACCACCGCGAATAAGATGAAAATTGCTGAAAGTTTAGAATTCAATGTTTTTCCCATACAAAAAGTACCTGTCCAGCTTGTTTTTAAATTTACCGTCAACGGTTTTGACTGTCCCGACCGGAACATCCCCGTAGTAAAGAACCGGGGTATGATAATCGGACGTCTTATCCGTGTCAAATCCTTTCAGATAGCGCTGTGCGCTGTTCAGATCCGTTTCCGCGCGGTATTCAGGGCGGAGGTTCGCACCCAGTTCCCATGCGCACTGTGCGCTGAGTTCTCCGGGACGCTTCCAGAGGAGTATGCCGCTTTTGCTTAGGCGTACCCTTGCTTCCAGAACACAGCCGGTTTCTATATATGCAATGTTTGACCCCTGAGAAACGGAAAGGTTTGCCGGAAGCTCATAAAAAAGAGAATCAAGCTGCCTGTCACGCCTGATTTTCATACTGCATCCGTCCGCCTCGTCCCCTCTGCGCCTCAGTGCCGCTATGAAGAAACCGTCATAGGGCAGTTTGTGAGGCATAACACGGAGCACCTTCTCATCCACCTCGGAGTTACCGCTGATACCGAATGTCATCTCCCCTTCGGAGATGTCCAGAAGCTCAGCCTCGTCATTATCCGCAAGGAACGAGCCTATAACCGCTTCGTTCTCCTCAACCGAGAAAGTGCATGTGGAATAAACCAGCACTCCCCCCTTCTTGAGGCATTTAAAAGCGGATTCCAGAATCTCCCGCTGGAGCTTGGCCATGCGTTCCACAAGGGCTGGCTCCCATGAGGCGTTTACTGTTTCGTTACGGAATATTTTATTTTCGTTGCTGCACGGAGCGTCCAGAAGTATGCCGTCAAAGGCCTCCTCCATGTGCCTGTCCAGCACGCGCCCGTCAAATGAGACGGTCTTTGCGCTCCAGCAGCCGTATTTTTCAAGGTTAAATTCCAGCGACCTCAGCCTTTTCGCCGAGGGCTCGTTGGCGACCACGACACCGCTGTTTTTAAGCATATCACACAATGCAACGGTTTTGCCCCCCGGTGCGGCGGAAACATCCATAACAGCCGGATTTTCAGGCAGAAACCTGCACAGTACATCCGGCGGAAAAACTGACGAAGGGTTCTGGATATAAAAGCCCCCGGTCTGGAAAGATACGGTGGAGGTAAGCTTTTCCGCCCCTTCAAGCACCTTGTAAACCGCGGGGAAACGCCTGTCATTCTCAAGGATTATGCCGTGCTCCGCTATTTCGGGCAGGTAGTTTATGCCCCGCTTGGTGTTCATGCGTATATGTTTTGAGGGCATAGGTTCAAGAGAAGCGAAAAACGCCTCGGAATCAGTGCCTAAAATTCTGCTGAAATGCTCTGTGAATGCGCGGTTTTTTTCCATCCGGAAAGTAAAGCCTGAAAAAGGATCACAGTCAATAAAAATCAAATTTCCGTGCTTTTAAAAAGAGCGGGGAAACTTTTTTGGAACAAAGTTTCCCCGAATTACTTCAAAAACTTATTTCTTTAGGCTGTACTGTTTACTTAAAGAACTCTGCAACAGCACCTGCGACTATATTGATCTCTTCCTGTGTTTTGTATGCGCACATGGGAAGGCTCATTATATGCGCGGCCACTTTTTCTGAGACGGGGAGCGTACCTTTCTTCACGCCGAGGTCAGCGAAAACCTCCTGCATATGCAGGGGGATGGGGTAATGAACCGCAGTGGGGATGCCTTTTGCGCTGAGGTGAGCGGCGAGGCCGTCCCTGTCCTCCACCATAATGGAGTACTGCGCCCACACTGAGCGGTTAAAGTCTGTAACAACAGGAGTTTTCACACCGTCAATCTGTGAGAGCTTTTCGGTGTACATAGCGGCGATTCTGTCGCGTCCGTCTATCTCTTTATTTACGAAAAGATCAAACTTGCCGAGGAGCACTGCTGCCTGAACACTGTCCAGCCTGCCGTTTATGCCGACTATTTTGTGGCGGTATCTCTCGTTCTGACCGTGGTTTCTGATCCAGCCCATTTTTTCTGCCAGAGTGTCGCAGCCGGTGAAAACCATTCCGCCGTCACCGTAGCAGCCAAGTGGCTTGGAGGGGAAGAAGGATGTGGCGGCTATGTCCCCGAAGGAGCATGCACGTCTGCCTCTCTGCACAGCGCCGAAGCTCTGTGCCGCATCCTCCATGAGGAAGAGATCAAGACCGCTCTCAGCGATAACCTTTTCTATTGCTGCGTAATCGGGCATCTGTCCGTAAAGGTCGACTGCTATAACGCCCTTGATCTTCGCTTTGTCCACAGGAGGGTTTTTCAGCATTTCCGCAAGCTTTGCGGGGTCGATATTGTACGTGGTTTCCTCAATATCGGCGAAGAGAGGCACAGCGCCGAGGAGAGCTATCATCTCCGCTGTGGCGATAAAGGTGAAAGGGGTGGTGATTACATAATCTCCGGGCTTAACGTCATAAGCCATCAGCCCCATAAGCAGGGCATCAGTGCCGGAGGAAACGGCGAGGGCGTGTTTAACACCGCAGAATTCGGCGCATTTTCTCTCAAGCTCCGTTATTTCGGGGCCGAAAATGTATCTTCCGTGTTCAAAAACGGCTATGACACGGCGGTCGATGTCTTCTTTTACTAATGAATACTGGCTTTTAAGATTGCAAAAATCCATCTGGAAATCCTCGCAGGTTTATATTGTCTCATTGTATCTGACAAAATTGACGCAACTAAGTTTACGCCTATTTTAATTTTTGGCAAGGGTATTCAGGGGCGGGTATCGGCTTATCAGAGACAATATTTATCTATCAATATATTGTTGACATTTAATCAGCGGCTATTACTATTGAAATACATTCAGTTATTCAGGCGGTAAAGAGCATGTTCTCAAAAAATCTTATTATAGACGGAAGAACCTTCAGAAGCAGACTCATGGTGGGCACAGGGAAATTCGCCGGAAGCGGTGTGATGGCTGCCGCGGCTGAGGCAAGCGGTGCTGAGATCGTGACCGTTGCCCTGCGCAGGGTGGACATAAACAACCCGCAGGACGACATACTCAACCATATAGATACTTCAAAATACCTCCTGCTCCCGAACACATCCGGCGCAAGAGACGCGGAAGAGGCTGTCAGGCTGGCAAGAATTGCCCGCGCCGCAGGGTGTGAGCCTTGGGTAAAGCTTGAGGTCACACCTGATCCGTACTATCTCCTCCCTGATCCGATCGAGACATTCAAAGCGGCGGAAATCCTTGTGAAGGAGGGGTTCAAGGTTCTGCCCTATATCAACGCAGACCCTGTTCTCTGCAAGCGGCTTGAGGAGATAGGCACTGTCACGGTTATGCCCCTCGGTGCGCCCATAGGCAGCAACAAGGGAATAAGAACGGAAGATAACCTTAGAATAATAATAGAGCAGGCGAATGTCCCCGTTGTGGTGGATGCGGGGATAGGCGCACCGAGCCACGCGGCGCTGGCAATAGAGATGGGGGCGGATGCGGTTCTCGTCAACACTGCCATCGCAACGGCGGGAGATCCCGTAAAAATGGCAGAGGCGTTTAAACTGGCTGTGGATGCGGCTGTACTTGCCCGTGATGCAGGAATGCCCTCCAGAAAGGAAAAAGCTGAGGCATCAAGCCCGCTCACCGGATTTTTAAGAGATTAAGATGACATTCACACAGATACATAAGGAATACGACTGGAATGAGGTCAAGAACTTCATCCACTCAAGGACGGCAGCGGATGTTGCCGCGGTAATGAATAAAGACACCCTGACAGAGACCGATTTTGCCGTTTTGCTCTCACCCGCAGCGGAGGCTTTCCTTGAGCCCATGGCACGGGAGGCAAGCCGCATAACTTTGCAGAGGTTCGGCAAAACAATCAAGATATACGCCCCTATCTACACATCCAACGAGTGCACAAACTCATGTGTTTACTGCGGATTCAACAAGCACAACGAAATCCCCAGAGTGACGCTGACTGATGAGGAGATACTCGCCGATGCTAAAACCATCGCCGATATGGGGATTCAGCATCTTCTCCTTGTCACCGGGGAATCGCCGAAGGTGGTCAGCGTTTCGGATCTCGCCAGAACCTGCGACATGCTGAGGGATATGTTCAGCTCTCTTTCAATAGAAGTTTTCCCTATGAGCACAGAGGAATACGCCGCTCTGCGCAGTTCCGGTGCGGACGGTCTGACAATATATCAGGAAACCTACAACAGGGAAACCTACGCCAGAGTACACCCCGCGGGGAAAAAACGTGATTTTGACTGGCGCCTTGAAACGCCGGACAGAGGAGCGGACGCAGGCTACCGCACAGTGGGAATAGGTGCGCTTATGGGGCTTGAGGATTTCCGCACCGAGGAATTTTTCGTCGGAATCCACGCCCGTTATCTTATGAAGCAGTACTGGAAGACCCACGTAACGGTCTCCTTCCCCCGAATACGTTTTGCAGCGGGCAACTTTACGCCTTATGAAATAATAAAAGACAAAAACCTTGTTCAGTCCATGCTCGCACTGCGTCTTTTCCTCCATGACGCAGGCCTTGTAATCTCCACCCGTGAACCCGCCGAGATGAGGGAGCACCTTCTCCCGCTGGGGGTAACGCAGATGAGCGCAGGTTCCAAGACCGAACCCGGCGGCTATAACAAGGAGCACGAAGGCAAGCAGTTCAAGGTTGAGGACGACAGGACTGTGGATGAATTCTGCTCCATGCTCCGCTCCAAGGGCTATGACCCTGTTATGAAGGACTGGGATAAAAACTTCCTCGTGAGGTCGTAATATGTATATGGCTCACCTTACCAACAGGCACATAGGCGATGTTTTTCCCGTGTTTGACGATGCGGGCAGGCTCACAGAGGTCTGCCTCATCCGTCCGGAGGAATTTGACACTGCGCCCGTTAAAAAAGAGCACGAGGCAATATGCGCCTATCTGGAATCATACCCCGACGGCGAATGCCCGCTGAAATTTGATGAGCTTGTCTTTGAAGGGAGAAGCGATTTCCATAAAAATGTTTATAAAAATCTCTTCCTCCTTCCCAAGGGAGAGGTGATCACCTACGGCAGACTCGCCGAAATAAGCGGGAGCAAAAACGCCGCGCGCGCAGTGGGCACGGCAATGGGGACAAACCCCTATCCGCTTATCGTTCCCTGTCACAGGGTTGTGCGTTCGGATTCTCTCGGAAACTATTCCAGCGGAGTACATAAAAAAGTAAAACTTCTCGAAGCGGAAGGAGCTCACTGGAAATAGCGGGATTTTTTTGGTAAAATTACCAAAAAACGGCGGTGCTTCCATGAACAAAGCAGCGGAGATCATACGCGGTGCAAAAACCTGCCTTTTTCTCACCAGTGCAGGGATGAGCGCCGAATCGGGCATACCCACATTCAGGGACAAAGAAGGCTACTGGCGGAACTTTCCCGCTTATAAGAACCTCAACCTTGAGGCGGTGGATCTCGCAAACCCCAGAAGCTTCAAACTCCGCCCCGCCCACGCATGGGCATTTTACGAATGGCGCAGGCGGAACGCCCGTGAAAACAGGCCGCACGAAGGTTACGCAGTCATAAACGCTCTCATCGAAAAACACTTCCGAAACTCTTTCATCCACACCACCAATACAGACGGCTACCACATGATCTCAGGCACATCCGCTGACCATGTTTATGAAATTCACGGCAGCATATGGCGTTTGCAGTGTATGGCGGGGCTTGGGTGCAGCTATACATACGAAGAAAATGACGATGTACCGCTCTGCGAGCTTAACAGTGAGAGCATGACCG includes:
- a CDS encoding DNA adenine methylase — protein: MSVRQAIQIREDAFRPRPFLKWAGGKAKLIPQFEPFFPKKRTVYFEPFIGGGAVFLHLAAKGLIKKAFLNDLNSDLAGLYSVIKNSPSNFIESCLSLSCEYLALDDRERAEYYYSKRRQYNAGKGFEPVTRAAATVFLNKTCFNGLFRVNSRGEFNVPAGRYKSPTIIEPENIFAVSRALNETEAEITNADFGDALAEASKNSFVYYDPPYRPLNKTACFTTYSTGGFDDTEQVRLASCFRGLSEKGAVQMLSNSDPKNADPADSFFETLYGGFRIRRVRAARNINSSADKRGSISELLITNY
- a CDS encoding HAD family hydrolase yields the protein MNKYKLLIFDFDGTLAATEPAIQFCMRTAFREYGLTPPDEKSVRNAIGIPLMRMIALLGGLDDVTAQEVTDIYRKYYRKEGMEMTKLFPSAFDTVKNLHGTGYDIAVISNKNHAVVVQSVEVTGLTPFCGLVAGERDGQFQKPHPQAFTEIIVPRFGVSASECLMIGDAVQDTGFALNCGMDAAWASYGFGNETECMNKNVKFVLNDISELTDILG
- a CDS encoding acylphosphatase, translating into MKRIEIRVKGKVQGVGYRAFVHNGVAPLGVGGYIRNITDGSVEIVAEGTEAQLAEVLKKARAGSPFSEVTDMTVLEEKPTGEFSSFEIRH
- a CDS encoding M99 family carboxypeptidase catalytic domain-containing protein, whose amino-acid sequence is MKKTLTLFILLVTAALSFAQTRPYTKNEVYFKGTEYELEVYKIYGRQDGKTMLVIGGIQGDEPGGFLSADLYSDMRLERGNLIVVPRANFKSVILFDRESEADMNRRFTKDLGVMEMDKVVAVIVDLMSESDVFLNLHDGWGYHNPKYIDQWRNPSRFGQSIITDADIFACDDGRMLDLKTPAKKVLEAVNKSIGEEQYFMHYFNTKTEDPLTKFTDMRKTATYYALKHFCLPSFGVESSKNLPSLELKVLHHNYAVNEFMKYYDIVPEHPRIFLKAPKLNYAVIKVNDEVVTVENGKTLFADRGDIIEITNVDANYDRGISCDILGMGDLNDCGKRVEVKGESRIVFRKDNQKMGEIKLAYKTKTAAAPVKQPVQPVVKAPEQPKQPVVQSGTENLVPSKTNVVFVMKVNGVERRVASGGVVKLKKTDVIEFTEALGGDFGSPDVPVNVKGYVPAGAVNNGDDRGYRIRMTDYFMLKYSRDGKGSAYPVIAGNSRNEIGEIWLEIE
- a CDS encoding L,D-transpeptidase family protein — its product is MNSKLSAIFILFAVVFTAFGAHAQQQLSSNVFAYKSEPFIAVVVDKSTSVLYIVEMKEGRPEIIAKTSVLVGGGGGDKKVSGDMKTPEGVYYITGYLSPEQLRKTYGSVADDYGTGAFPLNYPNFFDRISGKTGSGIWIHGKRMDRKEQTTRGCVALENDVLDKYKQYLKRGVPVVIAKKVEFEQLHNYESEKAFLKEKLDDLVASWAGLDFENFASHYHIQFRSGSGENYAQYLGKKKTLMGLYPERRIEISSVRAFKENKDEFVYDFDQLYCADNILAYGNKRLYLKREVDELKIIAEEFFSESSDGFVREKVAAFLQKWKHSWESMNTAEYMSAYSSSFSSDGFSYESWKTDKADKFQKYSTIKIGIDNIKISQISPKRVRVSFIQHFSGDSYSDTGIKTLELEGCPGDYKIRSELWRAK
- a CDS encoding RsmB/NOP family class I SAM-dependent RNA methyltransferase is translated as MEKNRAFTEHFSRILGTDSEAFFASLEPMPSKHIRMNTKRGINYLPEIAEHGIILENDRRFPAVYKVLEGAEKLTSTVSFQTGGFYIQNPSSVFPPDVLCRFLPENPAVMDVSAAPGGKTVALCDMLKNSGVVVANEPSAKRLRSLEFNLEKYGCWSAKTVSFDGRVLDRHMEEAFDGILLDAPCSNENKIFRNETVNASWEPALVERMAKLQREILESAFKCLKKGGVLVYSTCTFSVEENEAVIGSFLADNDEAELLDISEGEMTFGISGNSEVDEKVLRVMPHKLPYDGFFIAALRRRGDEADGCSMKIRRDRQLDSLFYELPANLSVSQGSNIAYIETGCVLEARVRLSKSGILLWKRPGELSAQCAWELGANLRPEYRAETDLNSAQRYLKGFDTDKTSDYHTPVLYYGDVPVGTVKTVDGKFKNKLDRYFLYGKNIEF
- a CDS encoding DegT/DnrJ/EryC1/StrS family aminotransferase, which produces MDFCNLKSQYSLVKEDIDRRVIAVFEHGRYIFGPEITELERKCAEFCGVKHALAVSSGTDALLMGLMAYDVKPGDYVITTPFTFIATAEMIALLGAVPLFADIEETTYNIDPAKLAEMLKNPPVDKAKIKGVIAVDLYGQMPDYAAIEKVIAESGLDLFLMEDAAQSFGAVQRGRRACSFGDIAATSFFPSKPLGCYGDGGMVFTGCDTLAEKMGWIRNHGQNERYRHKIVGINGRLDSVQAAVLLGKFDLFVNKEIDGRDRIAAMYTEKLSQIDGVKTPVVTDFNRSVWAQYSIMVEDRDGLAAHLSAKGIPTAVHYPIPLHMQEVFADLGVKKGTLPVSEKVAAHIMSLPMCAYKTQEEINIVAGAVAEFFK
- a CDS encoding thiazole synthase, yielding MFSKNLIIDGRTFRSRLMVGTGKFAGSGVMAAAAEASGAEIVTVALRRVDINNPQDDILNHIDTSKYLLLPNTSGARDAEEAVRLARIARAAGCEPWVKLEVTPDPYYLLPDPIETFKAAEILVKEGFKVLPYINADPVLCKRLEEIGTVTVMPLGAPIGSNKGIRTEDNLRIIIEQANVPVVVDAGIGAPSHAALAIEMGADAVLVNTAIATAGDPVKMAEAFKLAVDAAVLARDAGMPSRKEKAEASSPLTGFLRD
- the thiH gene encoding 2-iminoacetate synthase ThiH, with the translated sequence MTFTQIHKEYDWNEVKNFIHSRTAADVAAVMNKDTLTETDFAVLLSPAAEAFLEPMAREASRITLQRFGKTIKIYAPIYTSNECTNSCVYCGFNKHNEIPRVTLTDEEILADAKTIADMGIQHLLLVTGESPKVVSVSDLARTCDMLRDMFSSLSIEVFPMSTEEYAALRSSGADGLTIYQETYNRETYARVHPAGKKRDFDWRLETPDRGADAGYRTVGIGALMGLEDFRTEEFFVGIHARYLMKQYWKTHVTVSFPRIRFAAGNFTPYEIIKDKNLVQSMLALRLFLHDAGLVISTREPAEMREHLLPLGVTQMSAGSKTEPGGYNKEHEGKQFKVEDDRTVDEFCSMLRSKGYDPVMKDWDKNFLVRS
- a CDS encoding methylated-DNA--[protein]-cysteine S-methyltransferase, producing MYMAHLTNRHIGDVFPVFDDAGRLTEVCLIRPEEFDTAPVKKEHEAICAYLESYPDGECPLKFDELVFEGRSDFHKNVYKNLFLLPKGEVITYGRLAEISGSKNAARAVGTAMGTNPYPLIVPCHRVVRSDSLGNYSSGVHKKVKLLEAEGAHWK
- a CDS encoding SIR2 family NAD-dependent protein deacylase, with protein sequence MVKLPKNGGASMNKAAEIIRGAKTCLFLTSAGMSAESGIPTFRDKEGYWRNFPAYKNLNLEAVDLANPRSFKLRPAHAWAFYEWRRRNARENRPHEGYAVINALIEKHFRNSFIHTTNTDGYHMISGTSADHVYEIHGSIWRLQCMAGLGCSYTYEENDDVPLCELNSESMTASKLPLCPKCGGLLRPNVLMFGDFDYVEHAYQYNNFRDFLERSGVPDVAMLIGSSGSVPTNDYLALRLQTSGCRIITINPDESSLKVCKPDVFIQTGAKSALTEIADSLGIKYN